The window CTCGGGAACTGGCGACCAGCGGGACGTCTCGGAAGCGAACGTCAATGCGACGGACTTCACGACGGCCGACGAGAGCCTCCTGCAGGTGGGTGACCTCGATGCCGGATACGGTGACCTGCAAATCCTCGAAGGCGTCGACATGAACGTCGAGGACGGCGAGTACGTCACCATCGTCGGCCCGAACGGCGCCGGCAAATCGACCGTGATGAAGTCCATCTTCGGGTTGACGAACCACATGGGCGGCACCATCGAGTTCGACGGCAAGGACATCACTGGCGAAAAGCCCGAGGACATCATCCACAAGGGGCTGGGCTACGTCCCCCAGTCGGACAACATCTTCTCGACGCTGACGGTGCTGGAGAACCTCGAAATGGGCGCCTACATCCTCGATGAGGTGCCACAGGAGCGCCTCGATGAGGTGTTCGACCGCTTCCCGATTCTGGAGGAACGGAAGGACCAGAAGGCCGGCACGATGTCCGGCGGCCAACAGCAGATGCTCGCGATGGGCCGGGCGCTGATGCTCGACCCCGACCTGCTGATGCTGGACGAACCCTCCGCCGGACTGGCACCCGACCTCGTCGACGATATGTTCGACCGCATCGACCGTATCAACGAGGCCGGGACGGCCGTCCTCATGGTCGAGCAGAACGCCAAGGAAGCCCTGCGACGCTGTGACCGCGGATACGTCCTCGTGCAGGGGCAGAACCGCTTTATGGACTCCGGGGACGCGCTGCTGAACGACGAGCAGGTCCGCCAGGAGTTCCTCGGCGGCTAACCCGGTTGCGGACGGCGGACTGTCGGTTTGCGGCTCTTTTTGAAAGAAAAAACTGGGTTTCGCTTACTGACCGAACGCGACGGAGTCGACTTCGGTGAAGTCGCGGTCCTGAACCTCGTAGATACCGTAGGAGACGGCGACCATGTCACCGTTGTCGTCGAAGTTCGTCGCCGACGAGGCACCCTGGTAGTTGATGTCGTCGCCGGCGTCGGCGGCCTCGATGGCCTCCGCGAGTTCGCCGGGGCCGAACTCCTCGCCTTCGGGGTTGGCGGCCCGCCGCATGTTGTCGCGGACGCCGGTCCCATCGTTTTCGCCGGCGTAGACGTTCGCGAGCAGACAGATGGCGGTTCCGTCGTACGCCTGGGCGTTGAAGACGCCGGGTGCGCGGTCGTACTCGTTCTCGTAGAGTTCGTCGAAGGTCTCGCGGCCGGGACCGCTGGATTTCGGCGCGGTACCGGTCACGTTGGCCATGTCGTTGTCGACGTTGTCCGGGAGTTCGTTGTCGATGAGGCCGTCCGTGACGACGATGTCCTCGCCGCTGTCGAAGTCGCTGTAGTAGTCACGGAACAGCTGGTTCCCCGACTCGGGGTAGCCGATGACGACCAGTAGGCTCGGGCTGTCGTTGAGCGCGGACTCCAGCTGGGAGGTGTAGGAGCTCTGCTGCTGCTCGAAGGAGACCTGCTGTTTGACCTCGCCGTCGTATTCGCTTTCGAACGTGTCGGCGAACGATTGCGAGAGCGCCTGCCCGTAGTCGTTGTTGACGTACATCGTCGCGGCGTCGGAGTTGCCGAGTTCTTCGGCGCCGACCTGCGCGATGACCTGTCCCTGCAGGGCGTCGGACGGGCACGTCCGATAGATATAGTCGTCGTCTTCGAGAGTCGTCACCGCAGGCGCCGTGGAGGACGGCGAACAGCCGACCGTCGAGTTCGGGATGAGCGACTGCTGGGTCACCTGCAGGTTCACACCCGAGGAGGCCGGCCCCGTAACTGCCGGATAGCCCGCGTCAATGAGGGCGTCGGCCCCGGAGATACCGGCTTGCGGGTTCGTCTCCGTGTCCTCCTCGCTGATGTCGATGGTGTAGTCGGTTTCGCCTTCCAGTTCCGCGGCCGGCAGAATGGCGCCGTCACGGATGGGCTGACCGAGGTTCGCGAGGTCGCCCGAAAGCGGGAGCAGGACCCCCTGTTTGAGCGCGCGGCTTCCGTTGCCGTTCCCGCCGCCGAGACAGCCGGCGAACGCGACGGTGGCCCCAGCGGCCCCGGCACCCTTCAATACATCACGTCGTTTGACGTTGCGTGGCATACCGGGTGGCTATATATACCGGTGGCTTATAAATGTGAGCCTCATACACATGGGTTGGGTATTTGAATCCCCGGTTGTTTCTCACCGGCGAGTCGTGGCGGTTGCGGGGGCGTTCAGTCGCTGAACTCGACGGCCGTGTTCTCCTCACGGCAGGTCTCCAGCGCGTGTTTCGCGGCCATGCCGGCCGACTGGGGGTTGTCCGCGGCCCCAACGCCGACCTTCAGGTCGACGCCGACGGCCTCCCGGACGTGTTGGATGGCGTCCGAGAAGCCCTCGTGGTCGATGTCGCTGCAGACCGAGATGATGTTGTCGCCGCCGACGAAAAACGAGGGCGATTCGTGGGCCCGCCACATGTACCGCATTAACTCGGCGTAGCCCTGTTCGATGTTGATGAACGAGTCGAACTCGTTGAGGCGGTCGGTGTATTTGCTGGTCGCGTCGTTGACGTCGAAGTGGGCGACCTGCACGTCCTCGTCGGTACGGGCCGACTCCGGCACTGGGTCCCCGCGGAGAATCTCGGTCCGGCCGCGGTCCTGTGCGCTGCCGGCCTCCTGCAACTGGTCGGTCGCGGTCCCGAGGGCCTGCCCCGGCGAGGGGTCGGCGGCGATGCTCAGGCTGACCGTCACCGGGTACCGGTTGCCCACCGATTCCTGAATCAGCGCGTGGGCGTCGGTATCCAGGCCGTTCGTCACTGCGATCATGTTGTCGAAGCGGGTAAAGAAGACGTAGCCGTCGCGGTTGCCGATGAGCTGCGAGAGGTCGGCGTAAAGTCGGGATTGCAGCGTCTGAAGGTCCGGCTCGCGGCGCGGCTCGGGCGTGACCGTCCACGGCCCGTAGTTATCTATCTGGATGAGCGTTACCTGCGTGTTCGTCACGCGTGGTGATTCGCGACGCGCCGGTATTTGCCTTACCATCCCGAGCGACCACGACGGCCTTTTGAGGATGCCAACCGAGCGTTCCCGCATGCTCATCGGTATCGCCGGCGGGTCGGGGGCCGGCAAGACCACCATCGCCCAGCAGGTCACCGAGGATGTCGCGGACGTCCGGGTGCTCCCCCTCGACAACTACTATCGGGACCGTTCGGCACTCCCGCCCGAAGAACGCGCCCGCATCAACTACGACCACCCCGACGCCTTCGACTGGGACCTCGTGCGTGACCACCTCGACGCCCTCGAATCCGGCGACCCAATCGAGATGCCGCAGTACGATTTCGAGGAGCACCGTCGCACCGACGAGACTGTCCACGTCGCTCCCGGGTCCGTCGTCGTCATCGAGGGTATCCTCGCCCTCTACGACGACGAGGTCCGGGAGCGTCTCGACCTCCGTCTCTACGTCGAGACCGACGCCGACGTGCGCGTCCTCCGGCGTATCCAGCGCGATGTCGAGGAACGTGGCCGCGACCTCTCCGGTGTCATCGACCAGTACCTCTCGACGGTCAAACCGATGCACGAACAGTTCGTCCGCCCGACCAAGCGGGACGCCCACCTCATCATCCCCGAGGGCGCCAACGAGAAAGCCGTCGAGTTGCTCAGGAATCGTATCGCGTAACTCCACTTTTTGCACCTCCTTCGCGCGCCTTCGGCGCGCTCACTCGGGCAAAAACGTGGTGAAAATATGCGCGACTCGCTCCTGCCGCGGGCCTACGGCCCGCGGTAGTCGCTCGTCGCTACGGCGCCTCACTACGTTCGGCGCCGGGAACCGCCTTGGGGGCGCTTGAAAAGCGCCCCCAAGGCGGATGCTGACCAAGATTCTTATATCAGCCTGCTAACGTCCAGTTCTCGTGTCGGTTATCTCGGCAGAGAATTGATGATGTCCGCGAGCGCGCTGAAAGCGCGCGAGCGGTTCGCCGCGCGACCGAAGGGAGCGCGGGACCAAGGCCCGACCATCGGGAGGGCCGCCGTGTCTTTTTCATCGAAGTTTTTGCCGCGAGGCGCGGCGAAGCCGCGCCGAGCGTGCAAAAAGTTCGCGTGCGAAAAGTGGCTATGCGTGCTTCTTCACGTCGATTTCCCACATACCTGCCGACCGCATCGCGCGGCCGGTGGCCTTGTGGAAGTCGACGATGTCCTCGAACTCGTCTTCCTCGACGTGTTCGAAGATGTCGTCGACGCTGACGACTCGTTCGTGGTTGAGACGGACGGGTTCGTCGCCGTGGTCTTCGACGAAGTCCGCCTTCTG of the Natronomonas halophila genome contains:
- a CDS encoding ABC transporter ATP-binding protein, which codes for MSSGTGDQRDVSEANVNATDFTTADESLLQVGDLDAGYGDLQILEGVDMNVEDGEYVTIVGPNGAGKSTVMKSIFGLTNHMGGTIEFDGKDITGEKPEDIIHKGLGYVPQSDNIFSTLTVLENLEMGAYILDEVPQERLDEVFDRFPILEERKDQKAGTMSGGQQQMLAMGRALMLDPDLLMLDEPSAGLAPDLVDDMFDRIDRINEAGTAVLMVEQNAKEALRRCDRGYVLVQGQNRFMDSGDALLNDEQVRQEFLGG
- a CDS encoding ABC transporter substrate-binding protein encodes the protein MPRNVKRRDVLKGAGAAGATVAFAGCLGGGNGNGSRALKQGVLLPLSGDLANLGQPIRDGAILPAAELEGETDYTIDISEEDTETNPQAGISGADALIDAGYPAVTGPASSGVNLQVTQQSLIPNSTVGCSPSSTAPAVTTLEDDDYIYRTCPSDALQGQVIAQVGAEELGNSDAATMYVNNDYGQALSQSFADTFESEYDGEVKQQVSFEQQQSSYTSQLESALNDSPSLLVVIGYPESGNQLFRDYYSDFDSGEDIVVTDGLIDNELPDNVDNDMANVTGTAPKSSGPGRETFDELYENEYDRAPGVFNAQAYDGTAICLLANVYAGENDGTGVRDNMRRAANPEGEEFGPGELAEAIEAADAGDDINYQGASSATNFDDNGDMVAVSYGIYEVQDRDFTEVDSVAFGQ
- a CDS encoding GTP cyclohydrolase III; amino-acid sequence: MTNTQVTLIQIDNYGPWTVTPEPRREPDLQTLQSRLYADLSQLIGNRDGYVFFTRFDNMIAVTNGLDTDAHALIQESVGNRYPVTVSLSIAADPSPGQALGTATDQLQEAGSAQDRGRTEILRGDPVPESARTDEDVQVAHFDVNDATSKYTDRLNEFDSFINIEQGYAELMRYMWRAHESPSFFVGGDNIISVCSDIDHEGFSDAIQHVREAVGVDLKVGVGAADNPQSAGMAAKHALETCREENTAVEFSD
- the udk gene encoding uridine kinase, translating into MLIGIAGGSGAGKTTIAQQVTEDVADVRVLPLDNYYRDRSALPPEERARINYDHPDAFDWDLVRDHLDALESGDPIEMPQYDFEEHRRTDETVHVAPGSVVVIEGILALYDDEVRERLDLRLYVETDADVRVLRRIQRDVEERGRDLSGVIDQYLSTVKPMHEQFVRPTKRDAHLIIPEGANEKAVELLRNRIA
- a CDS encoding DUF5785 family protein, giving the protein MDWPHDPDGEEGSEGKRKYGQAVLAKKLDEEEDFPLQKADFVEDHGDEPVRLNHERVVSVDDIFEHVEEDEFEDIVDFHKATGRAMRSAGMWEIDVKKHA